One genomic segment of Actinoplanes ianthinogenes includes these proteins:
- a CDS encoding RNA ligase, with product MTLLHDILDPAELAEAVATGLVRPQRHPRLPLTIYNYTEACQYSAAWTPVTLTCRGLVVDASGRVLARAYEKFFNHSESHAPALDPEAAVAVTDKADGSLGIIYHDGSGFAVATRGSFASDQAIHATDILRTRYASFTPPEGLTVLVEIIYPGNKIVVDYQGLDDLVLLGAVEIATGRSHGPDAVPDWPGPVVETFGYATLAEALAAPPRDGREGLVVHFTDADQRVKIKYADYVRLHRLVTGLTPRSVWEILVTGGDLDALLEPLPDEFHTWARGVAAGLTAEVEARAAAVEAAYAEIVAGLPDGWGRKEFALAAVRSPHRGELFQRLDGHDYRPGLWQRVRPSADRTPARGAEE from the coding sequence ATGACGCTGCTCCACGACATCCTCGATCCGGCGGAACTCGCCGAGGCGGTCGCCACCGGGCTGGTCCGGCCGCAGCGTCATCCCCGCCTGCCGCTGACGATCTACAACTACACGGAAGCCTGCCAGTACTCCGCCGCGTGGACTCCGGTCACGCTCACCTGCCGGGGCCTTGTCGTGGACGCCTCGGGACGGGTTTTGGCGCGCGCGTACGAAAAGTTCTTCAACCATTCCGAGTCGCACGCGCCCGCCCTGGACCCGGAAGCGGCGGTCGCCGTCACCGACAAGGCGGACGGCAGCCTCGGCATCATCTATCACGACGGCTCCGGCTTCGCCGTCGCGACCAGGGGATCTTTCGCGTCCGACCAGGCGATTCACGCGACCGACATCTTGCGTACGCGATACGCGTCGTTCACGCCGCCGGAGGGCCTGACCGTGCTGGTAGAGATCATCTACCCGGGCAACAAGATCGTCGTGGACTATCAGGGGCTCGACGATCTGGTGCTGCTCGGCGCGGTGGAGATCGCCACCGGCCGGTCGCACGGCCCGGACGCGGTGCCGGACTGGCCGGGCCCGGTGGTCGAGACGTTCGGCTACGCCACGCTGGCCGAAGCGCTCGCCGCGCCGCCGCGCGACGGCCGGGAGGGCCTGGTCGTGCACTTCACCGACGCCGACCAGCGAGTGAAGATCAAGTACGCGGACTACGTGCGGCTGCACCGCCTGGTGACCGGACTCACCCCGCGGTCGGTGTGGGAGATCCTGGTCACCGGCGGCGACCTGGACGCCCTCCTGGAGCCGCTGCCGGACGAGTTCCACACCTGGGCCCGGGGCGTCGCCGCCGGGTTGACCGCCGAGGTCGAGGCGCGCGCCGCCGCGGTCGAGGCGGCCTACGCGGAGATCGTCGCCGGCCTGCCGGACGGATGGGGCCGCAAGGAGTTCGCGCTCGCCGCGGTGCGCAGCCCGCACCGGGGTGAGTTGTTCCAGCGCCTGGACGGGCACGACTACCGTCCTGGCCTGTGGCAGCGGGTCCGGCCGTCGGCCGACCGGACGCCCGCCCGAGGAGCCGAGGAATGA